The following proteins are co-located in the Vicugna pacos chromosome 3, VicPac4, whole genome shotgun sequence genome:
- the EXOC3 gene encoding exocyst complex component 3 isoform X1 → MKETDREAVATAVQRVAGMLQRPDQLDKVEQYRRREARKKASVEARLKAAIQSQLDGVRTGLSQLHSALSDVKDIQRSLADVSQDWRQSINTIESLKDVKDAVVRHSQLAAAVENLKNIFSVPEIVRETRDLIEQGALLQAHRKLMDLECSRDGLLHEQYRMDSGNTRDMSLIHSYFGSTQALSDELAKQLWMVLQRCLGTVRRDPTLLVSVVRIIEREEKIDRRILDRKKQTGFVPPGRPKNWKEKMFTVLDRTVTTRIEGTQAGTRESDRMWLVRHLEIIRKYVLDDLIVAKNLMAQCFPPHYEMFSNLLRMYRQALSTRMQELAAEDLEANEIVSLLTWVLNTYTSAEMMGNAELVPEVDASNLEPLLSPNVVSALLDTYMSTLTSNIIAWLRKALETDRKDWVKETEPEADQDGYYQTTLPAIVFQMFEQNLQVASQISEDLKTKVLVLCLQQMNSFLSRYREEAQVYKEEHLRNRQHPHCYVQYMIAVINNCQTFKESVVSLKRKYLKSEGEAGVSLSQPSMDGLLDAIAKEGCGSLLEEVFLDLEQHLSELMTKKWLLGSNAVDIICVTVEDYFNDFAKIKKPYKKRMIAEAHRRVVVEYLRAVMQKRISFRSADERKEGAERMVREAEQLRFLFRKLASGSGEDVDGYCDTIIAVAEVIKLTDPSLLYLEVSTLVSKYPDIRDEHISALLAMRGDASRDMKQTIIETLEQGPAQASTDYVPIFKDIVVPSLNVAKLLK, encoded by the exons ATGAAGGAGACGGACCGGGAGGCTGTTGCAACAGCGGTCCAGAGGGTTGCTGGGATGCTTCAGCGCCCGGACCAGCTGGACAAAGTGGAGCAGTATCGCAGAAGAGAGGCCCGGAAGAAGGCCTCTGTGGAGGCCAGATTGAAG GCTGCAATCCAGTCGCAGCTGGACGGGGTGCGCACAGGCCTGAGCCAGCTCCACAGCGCGCTGAGCGATGTCAAAGACATCCAGCGGTCCCTGGCCGACGTCAGCCAGGACTGGAGGCAGAGCATCAACACCATCGAGAGCCTCAAGGACGTGAAGGACGCCGTCGTGCGGCACAGCCAGCTTGCTGCAGCCGTGGAGAACCTCAAGAACATCTTCTCAG TGCCCGAGATCGTGAGGGAGACGCGGGACCTCATAGAGCAAGGGGCACTCCTGCAGGCCCACCGGAAGCTGATGGACCTGGAGTGCTCCCGGGACGGGCTGCTGCATGAGCAGTACCGCATGGACAGCGGGAACACGCGCGACATGAGCCTCATCCACAGCTACTTCGGGAGCACGCAGGCGCTCTCGGACGAGCTGGCCAAGCAGCTGTGGATGGTGCTGCAGAGGTGCCTGGGCACTGTTCGCCGGGACCCCACCCTGCTGGTCTCAGTCGTCAGAATCattgaaagggaagagaaaatcgACAGGCGCATACTTGACCGGAAGAAGCAGACTGGCTTTGTGCCTCCAGGGCGGCCCAAGAACTGGAAGGAGAAGATGTTCACCGTCCTGGACAGAACTGTGACCACGAGGATTGAGGGCACGCAGGCAGGCACCAGGGAGTCCGACAGGATGTGGCTTGTTCGCCACCTGGAGATCATACGGAAGTACGTCCTGGATGACCTCATTGTCGCCAAGAACCTGATGGCCCAGTGCTTCCCTCCCCATTACGAGATGTTCAGCAACCTCCTGCGCATGTACCGCCAGGCCCTGAGCACACGCATGCAGGAGCTCGCTGCGGAAGACCTGGAAGCCAACGAGATCGTGAGCCTGTTGACATGGGTCTTGAACACCTACACGAG TGCGGAGATGATGGGCAACGCGGAGCTGGTCCCGGAGGTGGACGCCAGCAACCTGGAGCCTTTGCTTTCTCCGAACGTGGTCTCTGCGCTGCTGGACACGTACATGTCGACGCTGACT TCGAACATCATTGCCTGGCTGCGGAAGGCCCTGGAAACAGACCGGAAGGATTGGGTGAAGGAGACTGAGCCTGAAGCCGACCAGGACGGCTACTACCAGACCACGCTCCCCGCCATCGTCTTCCAG ATGTTTGAACAGAACCTTCAAGTCGCTTCTCAGATAAGTGAAGATTTGAAAACGAAGGTACTAGTTTTGTGTCTTCAGCAAATGAACTCTTTCTTAAGTAG GTACCGGGAGGAGGCGCAGGTGTACAAGGAGGAGCACCTGAGGAACCGGCAGCACCCGCACTGCTACGTTCAGTACATGATCGCTGTCATTAACAACTGCCAGACCTTCAA AGAATCCGTAGTCAGTTTGAAGAGGAAGTATCTGAAAAGTGAGGGGGAAGCAGGTGTGTCCCTGAGCCAGCCGAGCATGGACGGGCTTCTGGACGCCATCGCCAAGGAGGGCTGTGGCAGCCTGCTGGAGGAGGTCTTCCTGGACCTGGAG CAACATCTCAGTGAACTGATGACAAAGAAGTGGCTGTTAGGCTCGAACGCCGTGGACATCATCTGTGTCACCGTGGAAGACTATTTCAATGATTTTGCCAAAATTAAAAAGCCTTATAAAAAG AGGATGATCGCCGAGGCGCACCGGCGTGTGGTGGTGGAGTACCTGCGGGCCGTCATGCAGAAGCGCATCTCGTTCCGGAGCGCTGACGAGCGCAAGGAGGGTGCCGAGAGGATGGTCCGCGAGGCCGAGCAGCTGCGCTTCCTGTTCCGGAAGCTGGCGTCT GGGTCTGGGGAGGATGTGGACGGGTACTGTGACACCATCATCGCCGTTGCAGAAGTCATCAAGCTCACGGACCCTTCTCTGCTCTACCTGGAGGTCTCGACTCTGGTCAGCAAGTACCCAGATATCAG GGACGAACACATCAGTGCCCTGCTGGCCATGCGTGGGGACGCCAGCCGGGACATGAAGCAGACCATCATCGAGACGCTGGAGCAGGGCCCAGCCCAGGCGAGCACAGACTACGTGCCCATCTTCAAGGACATCGTGGTTCCCAGCCTGAATGTGGCCAAGCTCCTCAAGTAG
- the EXOC3 gene encoding exocyst complex component 3 isoform X2 produces the protein MDLECSRDGLLHEQYRMDSGNTRDMSLIHSYFGSTQALSDELAKQLWMVLQRCLGTVRRDPTLLVSVVRIIEREEKIDRRILDRKKQTGFVPPGRPKNWKEKMFTVLDRTVTTRIEGTQAGTRESDRMWLVRHLEIIRKYVLDDLIVAKNLMAQCFPPHYEMFSNLLRMYRQALSTRMQELAAEDLEANEIVSLLTWVLNTYTSAEMMGNAELVPEVDASNLEPLLSPNVVSALLDTYMSTLTSNIIAWLRKALETDRKDWVKETEPEADQDGYYQTTLPAIVFQMFEQNLQVASQISEDLKTKVLVLCLQQMNSFLSRYREEAQVYKEEHLRNRQHPHCYVQYMIAVINNCQTFKESVVSLKRKYLKSEGEAGVSLSQPSMDGLLDAIAKEGCGSLLEEVFLDLEQHLSELMTKKWLLGSNAVDIICVTVEDYFNDFAKIKKPYKKRMIAEAHRRVVVEYLRAVMQKRISFRSADERKEGAERMVREAEQLRFLFRKLASGSGEDVDGYCDTIIAVAEVIKLTDPSLLYLEVSTLVSKYPDIRDEHISALLAMRGDASRDMKQTIIETLEQGPAQASTDYVPIFKDIVVPSLNVAKLLK, from the exons ATGGACCTGGAGTGCTCCCGGGACGGGCTGCTGCATGAGCAGTACCGCATGGACAGCGGGAACACGCGCGACATGAGCCTCATCCACAGCTACTTCGGGAGCACGCAGGCGCTCTCGGACGAGCTGGCCAAGCAGCTGTGGATGGTGCTGCAGAGGTGCCTGGGCACTGTTCGCCGGGACCCCACCCTGCTGGTCTCAGTCGTCAGAATCattgaaagggaagagaaaatcgACAGGCGCATACTTGACCGGAAGAAGCAGACTGGCTTTGTGCCTCCAGGGCGGCCCAAGAACTGGAAGGAGAAGATGTTCACCGTCCTGGACAGAACTGTGACCACGAGGATTGAGGGCACGCAGGCAGGCACCAGGGAGTCCGACAGGATGTGGCTTGTTCGCCACCTGGAGATCATACGGAAGTACGTCCTGGATGACCTCATTGTCGCCAAGAACCTGATGGCCCAGTGCTTCCCTCCCCATTACGAGATGTTCAGCAACCTCCTGCGCATGTACCGCCAGGCCCTGAGCACACGCATGCAGGAGCTCGCTGCGGAAGACCTGGAAGCCAACGAGATCGTGAGCCTGTTGACATGGGTCTTGAACACCTACACGAG TGCGGAGATGATGGGCAACGCGGAGCTGGTCCCGGAGGTGGACGCCAGCAACCTGGAGCCTTTGCTTTCTCCGAACGTGGTCTCTGCGCTGCTGGACACGTACATGTCGACGCTGACT TCGAACATCATTGCCTGGCTGCGGAAGGCCCTGGAAACAGACCGGAAGGATTGGGTGAAGGAGACTGAGCCTGAAGCCGACCAGGACGGCTACTACCAGACCACGCTCCCCGCCATCGTCTTCCAG ATGTTTGAACAGAACCTTCAAGTCGCTTCTCAGATAAGTGAAGATTTGAAAACGAAGGTACTAGTTTTGTGTCTTCAGCAAATGAACTCTTTCTTAAGTAG GTACCGGGAGGAGGCGCAGGTGTACAAGGAGGAGCACCTGAGGAACCGGCAGCACCCGCACTGCTACGTTCAGTACATGATCGCTGTCATTAACAACTGCCAGACCTTCAA AGAATCCGTAGTCAGTTTGAAGAGGAAGTATCTGAAAAGTGAGGGGGAAGCAGGTGTGTCCCTGAGCCAGCCGAGCATGGACGGGCTTCTGGACGCCATCGCCAAGGAGGGCTGTGGCAGCCTGCTGGAGGAGGTCTTCCTGGACCTGGAG CAACATCTCAGTGAACTGATGACAAAGAAGTGGCTGTTAGGCTCGAACGCCGTGGACATCATCTGTGTCACCGTGGAAGACTATTTCAATGATTTTGCCAAAATTAAAAAGCCTTATAAAAAG AGGATGATCGCCGAGGCGCACCGGCGTGTGGTGGTGGAGTACCTGCGGGCCGTCATGCAGAAGCGCATCTCGTTCCGGAGCGCTGACGAGCGCAAGGAGGGTGCCGAGAGGATGGTCCGCGAGGCCGAGCAGCTGCGCTTCCTGTTCCGGAAGCTGGCGTCT GGGTCTGGGGAGGATGTGGACGGGTACTGTGACACCATCATCGCCGTTGCAGAAGTCATCAAGCTCACGGACCCTTCTCTGCTCTACCTGGAGGTCTCGACTCTGGTCAGCAAGTACCCAGATATCAG GGACGAACACATCAGTGCCCTGCTGGCCATGCGTGGGGACGCCAGCCGGGACATGAAGCAGACCATCATCGAGACGCTGGAGCAGGGCCCAGCCCAGGCGAGCACAGACTACGTGCCCATCTTCAAGGACATCGTGGTTCCCAGCCTGAATGTGGCCAAGCTCCTCAAGTAG